GCGTTGATGCCGCCGAGCATGCCCTCGCGGGTGCCGAGGTCGCCGAGGGTGAGCTCGCGGCCGCCGGCGTAGCGCAGGATGGTGCGGGGCAGCGCCAGGCGGAACGCGGCGATGGTGCGCAGCGCGTCGGCGCCCTCGACCAGCGGGAGGTCGGCGAACGGGGTGCCGGGACGCGGCGCGAGGAAGTTCAGCGGGACCTCGTCGGGCTCCAGTTCGGCGAGCTGGCCGGCGAACTCGGCGCGCTGCTCGACGGTCTCGCCCATGCCGATGATGCCGCCGCAGCACACCTCCATCCCGGCCTCCTTGACCATGCGGAGGGTCTCCCAGCGCTCCTCCCACGTGTGGGTGGTGACCACGTTCGGGAAGTGGGAGCGGGCCGTCTCCAGGTTGTGGTTGTAGCGGTGGACGCCCATCGCGGCGAGCTCGTCCACCTGCTCCTGGGTGAGCATCCCCAGCGAGCACGCGATGTTGATCTCGACGGCCTCGTTGATGGCCCGGACGCCCTCGCGGACCTGCGCCATGAGGCGCTCGTCGGGGCCGCGGACGGCGGCGACGATGCAGAACTCGGTCGCGCCGGTCTTCGCGGTCTCCCTGGCGGCCTCGACCAGCTCGGGGATGTTCAGCCACACCGAGCGGACGGGCGACTCGAACGTGCCGGACTGCGAGCAGAAGTGGC
The sequence above is drawn from the Actinomadura hallensis genome and encodes:
- the bioB gene encoding biotin synthase BioB, which produces MTDILDTARRQVLEEGRGLSAAQVLECLTLPDDRLEALLALAHEVRMRWCGPEVEVEGIVSLKTGGCPEDCHFCSQSGTFESPVRSVWLNIPELVEAARETAKTGATEFCIVAAVRGPDERLMAQVREGVRAINEAVEINIACSLGMLTQEQVDELAAMGVHRYNHNLETARSHFPNVVTTHTWEERWETLRMVKEAGMEVCCGGIIGMGETVEQRAEFAGQLAELEPDEVPLNFLAPRPGTPFADLPLVEGADALRTIAAFRLALPRTILRYAGGRELTLGDLGTREGMLGGINAIIVGNYLTTLGRPAEKDLALLTELQMPIKALSKTL